The Pedobacter mucosus genome window below encodes:
- a CDS encoding GTPase-associated system all-helical protein GASH: protein MSSTTEYNFADWYRPVDSQLTAETQAFRITAIRELLDTDDMDFWLDIIRMYWGLPVVSEDSRKEFIKAFKDADPVFPVSGNDHLLQVLAGILICFQLEEDFHLNISIGLAIKSINFLGQYEIASNIPVLSNATTFLSEQSAILRETNLEEQRTEITDLTNRSEVPGYAFVAADNSVLTTAVNSLLQSQKVFSEETNILWWLFGEASQTYEQPLKAIGLPKAIPIIANEIFDIIEFSLSNRKIDAIINKAISNCIQSKGSEKAYSPVDMISKFEGSEITSILNGFKPETEFTPILTAFSRFITTGKSSDWTNIYASEFNGGDLKKTFQPSALASQILQELFLLHNLR, encoded by the coding sequence ATGAGCTCAACAACAGAATATAACTTCGCAGATTGGTATAGACCTGTAGACAGTCAATTAACCGCGGAAACCCAGGCCTTCAGAATCACTGCCATAAGGGAATTATTGGACACCGACGATATGGACTTTTGGCTGGACATCATTAGGATGTATTGGGGATTACCGGTAGTTAGTGAAGATTCAAGAAAGGAATTTATAAAAGCATTCAAAGACGCAGACCCTGTATTCCCTGTTAGCGGAAATGACCATCTTTTGCAAGTTCTTGCCGGGATCTTGATTTGTTTCCAACTTGAAGAAGATTTTCATTTGAACATTTCAATTGGTTTGGCAATAAAATCGATTAACTTCTTAGGGCAATATGAAATTGCTTCCAATATTCCTGTTTTGAGCAATGCTACGACGTTTCTAAGCGAACAATCGGCAATTCTGCGTGAAACTAATCTTGAAGAACAACGAACAGAGATAACCGACCTTACGAATCGTAGCGAAGTGCCGGGTTATGCATTTGTAGCTGCGGATAATTCCGTTTTAACAACTGCGGTCAATTCTTTGCTCCAGTCTCAGAAAGTATTTTCCGAGGAAACTAATATATTATGGTGGCTGTTTGGTGAAGCCAGTCAAACTTATGAGCAGCCGTTAAAAGCTATAGGATTGCCTAAGGCTATACCAATTATTGCTAATGAGATATTTGATATTATCGAATTTTCATTGAGCAACAGAAAAATAGACGCGATAATAAATAAAGCAATTTCAAACTGTATTCAATCAAAGGGTTCAGAGAAGGCGTATTCGCCTGTTGATATGATTAGCAAATTTGAAGGCTCAGAGATCACCTCTATTTTAAATGGATTTAAACCTGAAACTGAGTTTACCCCTATTCTCACCGCATTTTCAAGATTTATCACCACAGGCAAATCATCCGATTGGACCAATATATACGCTTCTGAGTTTAACGGTGGTGATTTAAAGAAAACTTTCCAGCCATCTGCCTTGGCATCGCAGATTCTTCAAGAACTTTTTCTTCTACATAACCTTAGGTAG